Proteins encoded within one genomic window of Phototrophicus methaneseepsis:
- a CDS encoding heavy metal translocating P-type ATPase, with product MSTLTTALDNNSQKLEPPRWQTKAWLEPRFVVITLAALLLGLFVEGTALPEWVAGALGLVAYLAGGFYGAQSAIESLREGEIDIDLLMVLAAVGAAVIGQWHEGALLLFLFSLSNVLQDYAINRSRSAIKSLFKLYPTEAKVRREDTVVTVQLSEISVGDVVLIEPGERIPVDGEVIRGQSALDESPITGESMPVDKGVGDTVFAGTLNKQGILDIRATKAAQETTLARIIKMVEEAQDSKAPTERFLDTFEQRYALFIIVGTLLFIFIPPLLGLAEFQSNFYRAMVLMTVASPCALIISVPAAFISAIAAAARGGVLFKGGAYIESLASLKAIAFDKTGTLTYGQPAVTDIVSCCELCGDDLLAVAAAVESRSEHPLARAIVRYAAEQGIQMPQIEQFEAIPGRGIMAQVEGHKIHLGSLRYLTQQEPIPASLQADYERLEAMGRTVIGVLREDNCAMCSQPCDLQSSNCDWMGLIAMADQLRPEAKQVVADLTAQGVTVAMLTGDNERVAHTIAAELGIQQVHAGLLPDEKVDAVKQLHETYGEVAMVGDGVNDAPALALADIGIAMGAAGTDVALETADVVLMGDRIERISFAIGLARKARRVVWQNIIFAIGVIVVLVISTFLVQLPLPLGVLGHEGSTVIVVLNGLISLLLLPELQRRRQGEQAA from the coding sequence ATGTCGACACTCACAACCGCCCTTGATAATAACTCTCAAAAGCTAGAGCCACCCCGTTGGCAAACAAAGGCCTGGTTGGAACCACGTTTTGTGGTGATCACGCTGGCGGCGCTGCTGCTGGGACTTTTCGTTGAAGGAACAGCGCTGCCGGAATGGGTCGCGGGCGCACTTGGTTTAGTCGCCTATCTGGCGGGTGGTTTTTACGGTGCGCAATCTGCAATTGAAAGCCTGCGCGAGGGCGAGATTGATATTGACCTGCTTATGGTGCTCGCTGCTGTGGGCGCTGCGGTCATCGGCCAATGGCACGAAGGCGCTCTGCTGCTCTTCCTGTTTTCATTGAGCAATGTGTTGCAGGATTATGCAATCAATCGCAGCCGCAGCGCGATTAAGAGCCTGTTCAAGCTGTATCCGACAGAAGCGAAAGTACGGCGCGAGGATACGGTCGTTACGGTGCAGCTCAGTGAGATCAGCGTCGGCGACGTGGTGCTGATTGAGCCGGGTGAACGTATCCCGGTAGATGGCGAGGTCATCCGCGGGCAGAGCGCGCTGGATGAATCGCCTATCACGGGGGAATCCATGCCAGTGGATAAGGGCGTTGGCGATACTGTCTTCGCCGGGACGCTCAACAAACAGGGCATCCTCGATATTCGTGCGACCAAAGCCGCCCAGGAAACGACCCTGGCGCGTATTATCAAAATGGTGGAAGAAGCCCAGGATAGCAAAGCGCCAACTGAGCGCTTCCTGGATACGTTTGAACAGCGCTATGCCCTCTTTATCATCGTCGGCACGCTGTTGTTCATCTTCATCCCACCGCTTCTCGGATTAGCTGAGTTCCAGAGTAACTTCTACAGGGCTATGGTGCTGATGACGGTGGCCTCTCCTTGTGCGCTGATTATCAGCGTGCCGGCTGCGTTCATCAGTGCGATTGCTGCCGCTGCACGAGGTGGTGTGCTTTTTAAGGGGGGCGCTTATATTGAATCTCTCGCCTCGCTTAAAGCGATTGCCTTTGATAAGACGGGCACACTTACTTACGGTCAGCCTGCCGTGACGGATATCGTCTCCTGCTGTGAATTGTGCGGTGATGATCTGCTGGCTGTTGCGGCTGCCGTAGAAAGCCGTTCGGAGCATCCTCTGGCGCGTGCAATCGTCCGTTATGCTGCTGAACAGGGCATTCAGATGCCACAAATTGAACAATTCGAAGCGATCCCGGGGCGGGGCATCATGGCCCAGGTAGAAGGCCACAAAATCCATCTGGGCAGCCTGCGCTATCTGACGCAGCAGGAGCCAATCCCCGCGAGCCTGCAAGCGGATTACGAACGACTGGAAGCTATGGGCCGTACTGTTATCGGCGTACTGCGAGAAGATAACTGTGCCATGTGTTCCCAACCCTGCGACTTGCAGAGCAGCAATTGCGATTGGATGGGGCTGATTGCCATGGCAGATCAGTTACGGCCAGAAGCCAAACAGGTCGTCGCCGATCTGACGGCGCAGGGTGTGACAGTCGCCATGCTTACAGGTGATAATGAGCGCGTGGCCCATACCATCGCGGCAGAACTGGGCATTCAGCAGGTACATGCTGGCTTGCTGCCGGATGAAAAAGTCGACGCTGTGAAGCAATTGCACGAGACATATGGCGAAGTCGCTATGGTGGGTGATGGCGTCAATGATGCGCCAGCCCTGGCATTAGCTGATATTGGCATTGCGATGGGTGCCGCCGGGACTGACGTCGCCCTGGAAACAGCCGATGTCGTGCTGATGGGCGACCGCATCGAGCGCATTAGCTTTGCGATTGGCCTCGCTCGGAAGGCGCGGCGGGTCGTCTGGCAGAATATCATCTTCGCTATTGGTGTGATCGTCGTCCTCGTGATCAGCACCTTCCTGGTGCAGCTCCCGCTCCCGCTGGGGGTGCTCGGCCATGAGGGCAGTACAGTGATCGTCGTACTGAATGGCCTGATTAGCCTGCTCTTGCTGCCGGAGCTTCAGCGCCGTCGTCAGGGCGAGCAAGCCGCTTAG
- a CDS encoding zinc dependent phospholipase C family protein encodes MPTPFSHLWIAHQLLHDEALPPDVQAVIHADIPAFLLGGIVADAKPTPDSDREVTHFYRYDRPMPDHAWREMIRQHPSLAHPTGPTHRAFLAGYIAHLATDEYWSKFMLGPHFANGSWGEDIRWRFYVLHLLLTTMDERDQKRLPEEDAIRLAQAEPDHWLPFMDDAVIVDWRDYIAKQLTQENASDTIAIFSARIHRDPDEMRRLLDDPQQMQDMLWDHITPQLLNDLEAQLYSFSVEQMMCYISESI; translated from the coding sequence ATGCCAACGCCATTTTCTCACTTATGGATTGCCCATCAATTACTCCACGATGAGGCACTCCCACCAGACGTGCAAGCCGTTATCCATGCGGATATACCCGCCTTTTTATTGGGCGGTATCGTCGCGGATGCTAAACCCACGCCAGATTCCGACCGCGAAGTAACGCACTTTTATCGTTATGATCGCCCAATGCCAGATCATGCCTGGCGCGAGATGATCAGGCAGCATCCGAGCTTAGCCCACCCCACGGGGCCAACTCATCGGGCTTTCCTCGCGGGCTATATTGCCCATCTGGCAACGGATGAATACTGGTCAAAGTTTATGTTGGGGCCGCATTTTGCGAATGGCAGTTGGGGCGAAGATATTCGATGGCGCTTCTATGTGCTGCATCTGCTGCTGACGACAATGGACGAACGCGACCAGAAGCGGCTCCCTGAAGAAGATGCCATACGCCTTGCCCAGGCAGAGCCAGATCACTGGCTGCCCTTTATGGATGATGCCGTGATCGTTGATTGGCGCGACTATATTGCTAAGCAGCTCACACAGGAAAATGCGAGTGATACCATCGCTATCTTCAGCGCGCGGATTCATCGTGATCCTGATGAAATGCGCCGCCTGTTGGATGACCCCCAACAAATGCAGGATATGCTCTGGGACCACATCACCCCACAGTTGCTCAACGACCTGGAAGCCCAGCTCTACAGCTTCTCTGTGGAACAAATGATGTGTTATATTTCTGAATCTATCTAA
- a CDS encoding alpha/beta fold hydrolase, with translation MPQPIIELGGALDAPIMHIAIANGFFAETYLPLLSHFFADYRVVCLPPRALWENAPEPPPVSAEGWRIMADDILAGLAAHQLEDVTLVGHSMGGTASMLAALKEPERFKQLVLLDPTILTPEQSRMLGEAQHAGIAEQFWMAQNALKRRNFFESKEAAYEHFAGKTLFERWPDQTLRLYVEHGLVPAPDGDGVVLRFTPGWEAYYFASGYAYGWEDLPKLNGLLPTLIIQAEGSDAFTDESYAAAQALVPSATFEQITGQPHLFPQTAPDETAQMIKSWFAKQS, from the coding sequence ATGCCGCAGCCAATCATTGAATTAGGGGGCGCACTTGATGCCCCGATTATGCACATCGCCATTGCGAATGGTTTCTTCGCAGAAACATATTTGCCCCTACTTTCTCATTTCTTCGCAGATTATCGCGTCGTTTGCTTACCGCCACGGGCATTATGGGAAAATGCCCCAGAACCACCCCCTGTCTCTGCAGAAGGCTGGCGCATCATGGCCGATGATATTCTGGCCGGGTTGGCAGCGCATCAGCTTGAGGATGTGACGCTTGTGGGGCATTCCATGGGTGGGACGGCCTCTATGTTAGCAGCGCTTAAAGAGCCGGAGCGCTTCAAACAGTTGGTCCTGCTGGACCCGACTATTTTGACGCCGGAACAATCGCGTATGCTGGGCGAAGCGCAGCACGCTGGCATCGCTGAGCAATTCTGGATGGCGCAGAACGCGCTCAAACGGCGCAACTTCTTCGAGAGTAAAGAGGCGGCTTACGAGCACTTCGCGGGGAAAACGCTCTTTGAGAGATGGCCGGACCAAACGCTGCGCCTGTATGTGGAGCATGGCCTGGTCCCGGCACCGGATGGCGATGGCGTCGTCCTGCGGTTTACACCAGGCTGGGAAGCTTATTATTTTGCCTCTGGTTATGCTTATGGATGGGAAGACCTGCCCAAGCTTAACGGCTTGCTGCCGACACTCATCATTCAAGCAGAAGGCAGCGACGCCTTCACAGATGAATCGTATGCCGCTGCGCAAGCGTTGGTGCCCAGTGCTACCTTTGAGCAAATCACCGGGCAACCCCATCTGTTCCCGCAGACCGCGCCGGACGAAACAGCCCAAATGATCAAAAGTTGGTTCGCAAAACAATCATAA
- a CDS encoding ATP-binding protein has translation MAFIEAPTNFYLGRMYDPQAQHLTDDVVYYDSRDLTTHAVVVGMTGSGKTGLCISMLEEAILDNIPAIVIDPKGDITNLALTFPNLTPEEFRPWIQEDDARRANMTPEQFAAHEAAKWRDGLARWDIVPDRLKWLKLATRLSIYTPGSDTGLPISILASLRAPNLDWNTQTELIRERINGVVTAIYALAGMNMRPVTDEPHVLMANIIEYNWRMGRDMTIEDIIRQIQKPPFKQLGVFEVDQYISEKKRYNLAMELNSVIAAPSFASWIQGEPLDIQHLLYTPDGKPKVSVFYISHLSEQERMFIMTLLLESMNAWMRMQNGTSSLRALLYIDEMFGYFPPYPKNPPSKEPLMRLLKQARAFGVGLILATQNPGDLDYKGLTNAGTWFIGRLQSENDYKRVVAGLRELASAEEDLNIEESSQLIAELKPRVFLMRNVHNRGGPILVHTRWAMNYLTGPLTRPQIGQLMAGKKQQAAALYQQNAYAQQYQQLQQNPWQQAQAGYYNQPQPQMGNYGYGAQGATPMAPPPPPGFPQGNGGTPPYGTPPYGTPPPFNAMNNGQQPNFGAQAAPGGNTIQSGQLPGGFIQTPTPPPVPNEITQYFLPTTMTDQQAFSKAGRSFNGGQVMLAYVPMLIAQTTVRYAQKSAEIYTMRKYAFHVADLPATGLVHWDEHVAPVVDSRQLSGEPFNASVSIYQEPPASLTDPKRLKTLQKDVVDFLYNTARLIIPYHSQFKLYGDPDGDMSDFQSRVTQQAREGRDEEMDKLNQKYGAAMDKLEDKLRRKQREYEAEQMEIRDRRRESLYTTGEAVLSIFRGRTNYTLSRMSRANRYKRQTEADIEESREVISDIEREMADLEAEYAQRLQEVNQKWVDIAASVEESTISPYKKDIAVDVFGIGWIPHYYVNANGQAIVVPAFG, from the coding sequence ATGGCATTTATTGAAGCACCCACAAATTTTTACCTGGGGCGTATGTATGACCCACAGGCCCAACACCTGACGGATGATGTGGTCTACTACGACTCGCGCGATCTGACCACGCATGCCGTCGTTGTGGGTATGACAGGCAGTGGTAAAACAGGTCTGTGCATCAGTATGCTGGAAGAAGCCATCCTGGATAATATCCCGGCGATTGTCATCGACCCGAAAGGTGATATTACCAACCTGGCCCTGACCTTCCCCAATCTGACGCCGGAGGAGTTCCGGCCCTGGATACAGGAAGATGATGCACGCCGCGCGAACATGACGCCGGAGCAGTTCGCCGCCCACGAAGCCGCCAAATGGCGCGATGGGCTGGCCCGTTGGGATATCGTGCCGGACCGCCTGAAGTGGCTTAAGCTGGCGACGCGCCTCAGCATTTATACGCCGGGTTCGGATACAGGCCTGCCGATTAGCATTCTGGCTTCGCTGCGGGCGCCCAACCTGGATTGGAACACCCAGACGGAACTGATCCGTGAGCGCATCAACGGCGTGGTGACGGCGATTTACGCGCTTGCCGGTATGAATATGCGCCCTGTAACGGACGAACCGCATGTGCTGATGGCGAATATCATCGAATACAACTGGCGCATGGGCCGCGATATGACCATTGAGGACATCATCCGCCAGATTCAGAAGCCGCCATTTAAACAGTTAGGCGTCTTCGAAGTTGACCAATACATCAGCGAGAAGAAGCGCTATAACCTGGCAATGGAACTCAACAGCGTGATCGCTGCCCCATCTTTTGCCAGTTGGATTCAGGGTGAGCCACTCGATATTCAGCATTTGCTGTATACGCCCGATGGCAAGCCGAAAGTGAGCGTGTTCTATATTTCGCATCTCAGCGAGCAGGAGCGCATGTTCATCATGACGCTGCTGTTGGAGAGCATGAACGCCTGGATGCGTATGCAAAACGGCACGTCCAGCCTGCGCGCTTTGCTCTACATCGATGAGATGTTTGGTTACTTCCCGCCGTATCCGAAGAACCCGCCCAGCAAAGAACCGCTGATGCGCTTGCTCAAGCAGGCGCGTGCTTTCGGTGTGGGATTAATCCTCGCCACGCAGAACCCCGGCGACCTCGATTATAAGGGGCTGACCAATGCCGGGACGTGGTTTATCGGGCGATTGCAGAGCGAAAACGACTATAAGCGTGTGGTCGCTGGCTTGCGTGAGCTGGCCTCCGCAGAAGAAGACCTCAACATTGAAGAATCATCTCAGTTGATCGCGGAACTCAAGCCGCGCGTCTTCCTGATGCGTAATGTACACAACAGAGGCGGCCCAATCCTGGTGCATACGCGCTGGGCTATGAACTATCTGACAGGCCCCCTGACGCGGCCTCAGATCGGCCAGTTGATGGCTGGCAAGAAGCAGCAGGCGGCGGCGTTGTACCAGCAGAACGCGTATGCGCAGCAGTATCAGCAGCTCCAACAAAATCCCTGGCAGCAGGCCCAGGCCGGTTACTATAATCAGCCGCAGCCGCAGATGGGCAATTATGGTTACGGTGCCCAGGGCGCTACGCCGATGGCCCCGCCACCGCCGCCGGGCTTCCCACAGGGGAATGGGGGGACGCCACCGTATGGCACCCCGCCCTACGGCACGCCACCGCCTTTTAATGCGATGAACAACGGTCAGCAGCCTAATTTTGGTGCTCAGGCGGCCCCAGGTGGCAATACGATTCAGTCCGGGCAGTTGCCGGGCGGATTCATCCAGACGCCAACCCCGCCGCCAGTGCCGAATGAGATTACGCAGTACTTCCTGCCGACGACCATGACAGACCAGCAGGCATTTTCTAAGGCTGGGCGCAGCTTTAACGGTGGGCAGGTGATGCTGGCCTATGTGCCGATGCTCATCGCGCAGACGACTGTGCGTTATGCCCAGAAATCGGCGGAAATCTACACCATGCGCAAATATGCCTTCCATGTGGCAGATCTCCCGGCGACGGGCCTTGTTCACTGGGATGAGCATGTTGCCCCGGTTGTGGATTCGCGCCAGCTTTCCGGGGAGCCGTTTAACGCCAGCGTGTCAATCTATCAGGAGCCGCCGGCAAGCCTGACGGACCCCAAGCGTTTAAAGACGCTCCAGAAGGACGTTGTGGACTTCCTGTATAACACTGCGCGCCTCATCATCCCGTATCACTCGCAGTTTAAGCTCTATGGCGACCCGGACGGTGATATGAGCGACTTCCAATCGCGCGTGACGCAGCAAGCACGCGAAGGCCGCGATGAGGAGATGGATAAGCTCAACCAGAAGTATGGCGCGGCGATGGATAAGCTGGAAGACAAACTGCGCCGTAAACAGCGTGAATACGAAGCGGAGCAGATGGAAATCCGCGACCGCCGGAGAGAATCACTCTATACAACGGGTGAAGCCGTGCTGAGCATCTTCCGTGGACGCACCAACTATACGCTCTCGCGTATGTCCCGTGCGAACCGCTACAAGCGCCAGACCGAGGCTGATATTGAAGAAAGCCGCGAGGTTATCAGCGATATTGAGCGCGAAATGGCCGATCTGGAAGCTGAATACGCCCAGCGCTTACAAGAAGTCAACCAGAAGTGGGTCGATATTGCTGCCAGCGTCGAAGAATCAACAATCTCACCGTATAAGAAAGATATTGCGGTCGATGTCTTCGGCATTGGTTGGATCCCACACTACTACGTCAATGCCAATGGTCAGGCGATTGTCGTCCCGGCCTTCGGCTAA
- a CDS encoding terminase large subunit domain-containing protein, with protein sequence MQDEARFKVVACGRRFGKTELAKTLLLEKSLCHGMQTWWLAPTYQMASQVWRDLKMSLTQSMMTTTNPAANGLTDTIAINETERRIDFGTSGGMIAIRSTHNPDNLRGAGLDFAVLDEAAFMLPDVWPEVVRPMLLDRRGGALFLSTPFGRNWFYHLYQLGLDPLEPDWAAFHFTSMDNRLIDPAEFATIQRTTPARVWREEYLAEFIEDAGQVFRGVRQAIYTPEMPIHHQEAHRYVMGVDWGRDNDYTVLAVIDATTRQLVDLERFNQIGWAVQRGYIRAAADRWQPQVIWAEANSIGSVNIEALQREGLPVRPFMTTSRSKGPLIEALALAIERRDIALLEDVVLLGELESYTLERLPGGGYRYSAPAGMHDDTVIALALAWYGAQQGRLQVDFA encoded by the coding sequence ATGCAGGACGAAGCACGTTTCAAAGTGGTGGCGTGCGGGCGGCGGTTCGGCAAAACGGAACTGGCAAAAACCCTGCTGCTGGAAAAATCGTTGTGCCATGGGATGCAAACCTGGTGGCTAGCCCCCACGTATCAGATGGCAAGCCAGGTCTGGCGCGATCTGAAGATGAGCCTGACACAGTCTATGATGACGACGACGAACCCCGCCGCGAATGGGCTGACTGATACAATCGCCATCAATGAGACGGAGCGCCGCATTGATTTTGGCACCAGCGGCGGCATGATCGCAATCCGCAGCACGCACAACCCGGATAATCTGCGTGGGGCAGGGCTGGACTTCGCCGTATTGGACGAGGCAGCTTTTATGCTGCCAGACGTCTGGCCGGAAGTCGTGCGCCCCATGCTGCTAGATCGCCGTGGAGGGGCCTTATTCCTGAGCACGCCCTTCGGTCGTAACTGGTTCTATCACCTATATCAACTTGGTTTAGACCCCTTAGAGCCAGATTGGGCAGCTTTCCACTTCACGAGTATGGATAACCGCCTCATCGACCCGGCGGAATTTGCGACGATCCAACGCACCACCCCGGCTCGCGTCTGGCGAGAGGAATACTTAGCGGAATTTATCGAAGACGCCGGGCAGGTCTTCCGGGGCGTCCGACAGGCAATCTATACGCCTGAAATGCCCATCCATCACCAGGAAGCACACCGTTACGTCATGGGCGTGGATTGGGGCCGTGATAACGACTACACCGTGCTGGCCGTGATCGATGCCACCACACGGCAATTGGTAGACTTGGAACGCTTCAACCAGATTGGTTGGGCTGTGCAGCGGGGTTATATCCGTGCCGCCGCCGACCGCTGGCAGCCACAGGTCATCTGGGCGGAGGCGAACAGCATCGGCAGCGTGAATATTGAGGCGCTACAGCGCGAAGGGCTGCCTGTGCGCCCCTTCATGACGACATCTCGCAGCAAGGGACCGCTCATTGAAGCGCTGGCATTGGCTATCGAACGCCGGGATATCGCATTGCTGGAAGATGTGGTGTTGTTGGGCGAGTTGGAAAGTTATACCCTAGAGCGGCTCCCCGGAGGCGGCTATCGTTACAGCGCCCCGGCTGGTATGCACGATGATACCGTCATCGCCCTGGCGCTGGCGTGGTATGGTGCACAGCAGGGCCGCCTACAAGTCGATTTCGCCTGA
- a CDS encoding WD40 repeat domain-containing protein → MKQPKKTFQLLITFILLIYYTILSISFGNAQTPSDSQCILVNSQSREGHYTGVFSWSPDGMYIAATYDESVDNRILGSGIHVLDAQTFEIIFDVSRSILPNTDDLLIWSLDSRAVAVTSGHPYEILIWNVDDNTSEVIGLPDNTEIIEQVVWSSDGDQLAVVSHESPRLGEPEFRPAYIIRIWDINTGEVIETSASNLDQALVTATENGWLLAVGVMDEATIRLTTIDGTEVYDSIAATDIVDLLVTDNDVFVVGFTFNEENPFDSTLTVWNATTSQPLIIIKGESALVASELQSSTYLIARMSTLNWAIHRLSDGEPILSSERTRFHLSPDNRYGIAVELGQGGGVTYTPVLSASLLRLIDGQVLAIFPPSDIQATGVAWSPMGNSVVTRNFSGIALWMIVDCD, encoded by the coding sequence ATGAAACAACCCAAAAAAACTTTTCAATTGCTTATAACGTTCATTTTACTCATTTATTACACGATCCTATCAATAAGTTTTGGAAACGCGCAAACACCTTCAGATAGCCAGTGCATTCTTGTAAACTCACAATCGAGAGAAGGTCACTATACAGGTGTTTTCTCATGGTCGCCTGATGGTATGTACATCGCAGCAACGTATGACGAAAGTGTAGATAATCGAATATTAGGATCTGGTATTCACGTTTTAGATGCACAGACATTTGAAATCATATTTGATGTTTCGAGGTCTATTTTGCCAAATACAGATGATTTATTAATATGGTCGCTGGATAGTCGGGCTGTCGCTGTTACATCAGGTCACCCATATGAAATTCTCATTTGGAATGTGGACGATAACACGTCCGAAGTTATCGGATTACCCGATAATACAGAAATTATTGAGCAAGTAGTTTGGTCCTCCGACGGGGATCAATTGGCCGTCGTATCTCATGAATCTCCACGGCTAGGCGAGCCTGAATTTCGTCCTGCGTATATCATTCGAATCTGGGATATAAACACTGGGGAGGTTATAGAGACATCAGCTTCTAACCTCGATCAAGCGCTAGTTACTGCCACTGAAAACGGGTGGCTCCTTGCTGTTGGTGTGATGGATGAAGCAACTATCCGCTTGACGACAATTGACGGCACTGAAGTATACGATAGTATTGCGGCAACAGACATCGTCGACCTTCTAGTGACTGACAATGATGTTTTTGTTGTTGGGTTTACCTTCAATGAAGAAAACCCCTTTGACAGCACATTAACGGTGTGGAACGCTACGACAAGCCAACCATTGATAATTATCAAAGGAGAGAGTGCCTTAGTTGCCAGTGAACTTCAAAGTTCCACTTATCTCATCGCACGTATGAGCACACTTAATTGGGCTATACACCGTTTATCAGATGGTGAGCCTATCTTATCCTCCGAGAGGACCCGCTTCCATCTTTCACCAGATAATCGTTACGGCATTGCCGTAGAACTTGGTCAGGGGGGTGGGGTTACATATACTCCTGTCCTATCTGCATCCCTTCTCAGGCTCATTGATGGTCAGGTTCTAGCAATTTTTCCTCCAAGTGATATTCAAGCTACTGGTGTTGCCTGGTCACCTATGGGAAATTCCGTAGTGACGCGAAACTTTAGCGGAATTGCTCTATGGATGATCGTTGATTGCGATTGA
- a CDS encoding VIT1/CCC1 transporter family protein gives MINYRERHYTGRVGWLRAAVLGANDGIVSTASLVIGVAAASAVRGDVLVAGVAGLVAGAMSMAAGEYVSVSSQADTEQADLARERKELDDDEVFEQEELAAIYVDRGLDPALAKQVAEQLMAHDALTAHARDELGISETLSARPIQAAFASAGSFVVGAALPLIVVFLSPESILVPAVSVTSLIFLALLGVVAARTGGSPIIKATVRVTFWGALAMGLTALVGALFGTVV, from the coding sequence ATGATTAATTATCGAGAACGACATTATACAGGTCGAGTTGGTTGGCTACGTGCCGCAGTTTTGGGTGCAAACGATGGCATTGTATCAACAGCAAGTCTGGTGATTGGTGTAGCTGCCGCCAGTGCGGTTCGGGGCGATGTACTGGTTGCTGGCGTAGCAGGTCTGGTTGCAGGAGCGATGTCGATGGCGGCTGGCGAGTACGTATCGGTTAGCTCACAGGCTGACACCGAACAGGCTGATCTCGCACGCGAACGCAAAGAACTAGATGATGATGAGGTATTTGAACAGGAAGAATTAGCAGCAATCTATGTTGATCGGGGACTTGATCCAGCGCTGGCAAAACAGGTTGCTGAACAGCTGATGGCGCACGATGCTTTAACAGCACATGCCCGTGATGAACTGGGCATATCCGAGACGCTGAGTGCCCGACCAATCCAGGCTGCATTTGCGTCTGCTGGTAGTTTTGTTGTTGGAGCGGCACTACCACTGATTGTTGTATTTCTGTCACCTGAGTCAATTTTAGTGCCTGCGGTGTCGGTAACTTCACTGATATTCCTTGCGCTCTTAGGTGTTGTGGCGGCTCGCACAGGTGGATCACCCATCATCAAAGCAACTGTTCGTGTCACCTTCTGGGGTGCGCTGGCGATGGGCTTGACAGCACTTGTGGGTGCGTTGTTCGGGACAGTTGTATAA